CTATCCAACATTTTATCCTTTAAATGAGAAGTTCGTAAAAGAACAAGGAGCAAAATTTGGATTAGAATCCAATACGACACTTTATAATGGACCATTCGTTTTAAATGAATGGAAACATGAACAAAGTTTCCAGCTTAAGAAAAACCCAACGTATTGGGAAAACAGAGAAGTAAAACTTGAGGAAGTAAACTTCAATATTGTTAAAGATCGTTCAACAGCTATAAATTTATATGAAACGAAAGCGATTGATCGTGTTGTCTTAACATCAGAGTTTGTAGATAAATACAAATCTGATTCAGACTTTAAAACAATTAAAAGACCATCAACACAATTTATTCGCTTAAACGAAAAGAATCAATTTTTAGCAAATAAAAATATTCGAAAAGCAATTGCAATGTCCTTTGAACGTGAAAATATCGGAAAAGTTATTTTAAACGATGGTTCACAAGGGATATATGGTTTTGTTCCGAAAGGCTTAACAAAAGGACCTAACGGAAAAGATTTTCGTGAAGAGAGCGGAAATCTTATAAAAGAAGATGTGAAAGAGGCTCGAAAATATTGGGAAGCTGGTAAAAAAGAACTTGGTGTAGATAAAATCGATTTAGAATTGCTAAACTATGATACAGATGATGCGAAAAAAATCGGAGAGTATTTAAAAGGGCAATTTGAAAAAAACTTACCAGGTTTGACAGTTTCAACAAAAATGCAGCCATTTGCACAAAAGTTAAAACTTGAAGCAAGTGGAGATTATGCGATGTCATACGCGGGGTGGAGTCCAGATTATATGGATCCAATGTCATTCCTTGAAATGTACACAACAGGTAATTCACAAAATAAAGTGAATTACGCAAACCCAACGTACGACGAATTAATTAAGAAAGCAAAAACAGAAATAGATGTACAAGCTCGTTGGGATACGCTATTAAAAGCGGAAAAACAACTGCTTGACGATGCAGCAATTGCTCCAGTATATCAACCCGGAAAAGCATATTTACAACGCAAATCTATTACAGGTCTATTAGAGCATAAATATGGCGGAGAATTTAGCTATAAGTGGGTTGAAGTCAAAAACTAAAAATGGTTTCCATCATGAATAAGGGTATATGCCTATGATGGGCGTATACTCTTATTTTAAAAAATATAAAAGTAAGAATATTTTAAACTATCTTATTGCTTTTGAGAAAAACGGGGAGGTGCTTGACTATGGGACGTTATGTATTTAAACGTTTCGTGTACATGGCTTTGACATTATTTTTAATTACTACGCTTACATTCTTTCTAATGAAATTACTGCCGGGTTCTCCACTTAAAAACCAAGAGAAATTATCACCGGCGCAGAAAGAAATCATTCTTGAGAAATATGGTTTAAATGATCCAGTACCAGTTCAGTATGCACGTTACTTAGGTAACTTAGCAAAAGGTGATTTAGGGGTATCATTCCAATATGATAACCGCCCAGTAACAGATATGATTGTTGATCGTATTGGACCATCAGCACAACTTGGTTTACAAGCGATTATATTAGGAACATTTATCGGATTAATTTTAGGAATTATCGCAGCACTTCGTAATAATACGTGGGTCGATTATGGAGCAACTGTTATTTCGGTACTCGGAATGTCGGTACCATCGTTCGTATTCGCTGCGTTACTACAATATTTCGTAGGGGTAAAACTTGGTTGGTTCCCAGTTGCATTCTGGAAAGGGCCTGAGTATACTGTTATGCCTACAATTGCTTTATCGATGGCAGTTATCGCAACAATCGCACGTTTTGCTCGTGCAGAATTAATTGAAGTTATGCAGTCTGATTATATTTTAACAGCGAAAGCAAAAGGGATTAGCCAAGGTGTTATTATCGTGAAACACGCACTTCGTAATGCTTTAATTCCAGTTGTTACAATTCTAGGACCAATGGTTGCCGCATTAATTACAGGAACGCTTGTTATTGAGCAAATTTATGCTGTACCTGGACTTGGGGAGCAATTCGTTAAATCGATCACATTAAATGACTATACAGTTATTATGGGAACAACGATTTTCTATAGTGCGATCTTCATTCTAGTTATTTTCATTGTTGATATTTTATACGGAATTATTGATCCTCGTATTCGTCTAGCGGGAGGGAAAAAATGATGAAAGAAGTACAAAAATTATCTCCAGATTTATTTCAACCAGCCAATCAAAGTAATGTTGATAATGAAGTCATTGCCCGTCCAAGCTTAACGTTTTGGCAAGATGTAAGAAGACGTTTGTTCCAACATAAAGGTGCGATGTTTGGTCTTGTATTATTAGTTCTTATTGCACTACTAGCAATTTTTGGGCCAATGGTAAGTAAACACTCCTATAAAGATCAAGACTTAGGTCGTGCGAAAATGCCACCAAAAATTCCAGTGATTGAAAATATTCATTGGTTACCATTTGATGGTACAGATCAATATGGTGTCGACCAATATGCAAAACGTGATATTAA
The DNA window shown above is from Bacillus clarus and carries:
- the opp3b gene encoding oligopeptide ABC transporter permease gives rise to the protein MGRYVFKRFVYMALTLFLITTLTFFLMKLLPGSPLKNQEKLSPAQKEIILEKYGLNDPVPVQYARYLGNLAKGDLGVSFQYDNRPVTDMIVDRIGPSAQLGLQAIILGTFIGLILGIIAALRNNTWVDYGATVISVLGMSVPSFVFAALLQYFVGVKLGWFPVAFWKGPEYTVMPTIALSMAVIATIARFARAELIEVMQSDYILTAKAKGISQGVIIVKHALRNALIPVVTILGPMVAALITGTLVIEQIYAVPGLGEQFVKSITLNDYTVIMGTTIFYSAIFILVIFIVDILYGIIDPRIRLAGGKK
- a CDS encoding peptide ABC transporter substrate-binding protein; protein product: MKKKIPLLLASTLTVSVLGACSYQKDDNKASAKGSSTSNKQVLNLTETAEIPTMDTTLSTDAASSNIMNNTMEGLYRLGKDDKLVPGVAKSYKKSEDGKKYVFKLREDAKWSNGEPVTAKDFVYSWRRAVDSNTGAKFAYILFDVKNAEKINKKELPVEELGVKAVDDHTLEVELDNPVPYFVSLTVYPTFYPLNEKFVKEQGAKFGLESNTTLYNGPFVLNEWKHEQSFQLKKNPTYWENREVKLEEVNFNIVKDRSTAINLYETKAIDRVVLTSEFVDKYKSDSDFKTIKRPSTQFIRLNEKNQFLANKNIRKAIAMSFERENIGKVILNDGSQGIYGFVPKGLTKGPNGKDFREESGNLIKEDVKEARKYWEAGKKELGVDKIDLELLNYDTDDAKKIGEYLKGQFEKNLPGLTVSTKMQPFAQKLKLEASGDYAMSYAGWSPDYMDPMSFLEMYTTGNSQNKVNYANPTYDELIKKAKTEIDVQARWDTLLKAEKQLLDDAAIAPVYQPGKAYLQRKSITGLLEHKYGGEFSYKWVEVKN